CATAAAATATTGATTGTTGgtttcattgttggttttgttgacaaaaagtaaaatatagACTAGTGTTGGCCTTATCCTTTAAAACCATGACGTAAATAAGGATATCCTCTATATACCGCAATTTCACTGATCCTGCCCCATACATAATGAATTTTCATCTCCACATCTAGAGACAGTTTAATCTCGAACTTTTTCACATCAAGGaaccctaaactgacacaaattagaccacggaccctcatttgataagattttgtcccagggtcccCCAAGTGATAGGATGTATgctggatggaattatagtgaaaatgaattattcccctttttgctggggaccccctggaacctcctcaaggacccctgggagtccccagaccccactttgaaaacaatTAATTGGAGGCCCAGATGTATGCGTGTGACTGGTGTGTGACTGTATGGTCTTGCAATGCCTGGAGCCCCCTTCATTGTGTCTTTGTGCCTTAGAGCCAGTATAACAATGGATAACTACAATAATTACTTTTTATCAATCATTTTTAGTAATATTATCTGAACActattaatttctttttttgcattaaggTGAGATTATGTAGCTTTTGAAAGAACAGATAACAGAATATTCCTCTTGGAAAagaaaagttgaattcataagcAATAAAAAGCACCCTTACTCAAATCAATACATGCAAATCATTTACAATTTAACCTGTATTTCTGTGCAGTGCCGAGGACAAACTTTTCGACACACTCGTCTCCCCATCTCCCAAGAGTGATTACTCACCCACAGAGAGCAGGTGATACTTTCATTCAACTAGCCTAGAAAATGTATTACATTGATAATAATGCCAGGCAATCGGTaattgtatactgtatattttctcCTGTACTGAGTCAATGCCAGACAGTCagataaaaatgttttgtaattttttttcttcagaaatGGTTTTAAAACTACAACCACAACAAGGACGTCTTCCTCCACGTAAGATAAACCTTCATcaaaatttgtattattaaagaTACTTTTGCACTCATACATTAATCACCATATATTTACAATCTTGTTGTCTTGCAGGGCTGAGGATGACCTGTATGGCACCCTCCTGCCAAGAACCATTACATCTATATCTAGTTTGCCTTCTCCTGTCAGGTGAGACATCTCAGTGAACAACTTTTCACGAAACATGCAACCATTTACTGTCATTGAAATAATCACATTGTCATTTTGTTgggaccagcagcagcagcatcacccAGAGAGAGATCATCACAGTGGAGAGCAGCAGAGGGTGAGTGCTGGATTTGAAGAACTGAGATTGTGCAATAGTTCTTTACAACATAGTTATCCCAGTTTCTTTTGACATTGTCTTTTGTGCCATTTAGAGGAGACAGCCCAACTCTGTCATCGCCAACATCCTCCACCCGCAGAACCAGCAGCAGGTAAACATGCTGACTACTCAAGTAGGATAAGATGGGGGTTGATGCCATCTGAAGTACATTGTCTGTTTACAGAGAAATACTATATACAGAGGACAGAACCtgcaaaaatagaaaataaatgaataaaatattcaataaacaaattaatatgcattaaatgtaccaaaaataatattaaaaataaatgtaggcattaatgcattgataaaatgtgacataaattgatatttctgttttatttatttatttacctttgtattaattcccctatttatctactcttatatttaatttccccgtttatttatttattttattaacttaaatgtattaattttttaattgtggtaggttctgtcctccataagtatgtacagtatgatcGTCTATAAATTTTGTGCTATCAATCAGgagcattttttcatttttgttttgcaagttttgCAAGTGTTTAGTCAAGAATTAAGAAGCTTTATTGAGACAACTGGTATAACAAAAATGGTATTTCTGATATGTAAATTATAATGTGATGTCTGTGTTATAGGCCTAATATCAATATAAAGATCCAGATAAATACATAAGCAATGTTCAGTTGCTATCCAACTCATTCCTATATGCCTCTTTGTCACACAGCTACAGCCCGTACACTGATACTTCCATCACTCGCACCACCTCCTACTCCAGCAGCAGCGCACCCAGGTAATCAACATCTCTCACACTCAAACATACACCTCTTGCAGGGGTGTCTGCCTATAGGCCTACAACcagatgaaaatgtgtgtgcagTCTTTTCTATTATCCCTAATCTGCTCTATGTTTGCACACACAGCGATGACTACAGCAGTAAAAACTACTCATACAGAACAGACAGGTAGGTCGGAAGCAGAGAAAACTAAGCCCTTGCataatgatttttatttttaatgtataGTAAAGAAGACATATTCTAAATCTCACATGTCATATGTGGTTCCTTTTGTCTTTGTACAGCTACAGCAGTCTCAACAGTCCCACCTCCTACTCCTCAAAATCATACAGGAGCAACAGGTATTCCATGTTTAACAAGACTGGTATTAATATTGGTGTAGAAACAATGTATGAGAGTAAAGCAGGACTCTTGTAGAAACTGATGTCTGTGTCACTCTCACAGCAGGTCAGATGACATGGCAGATCAAACCTACTCATCCTCCGTGAAGAGTGTGTATACAGCTCCTGAGAGGTAGGAAAAGTGCAACAACATGCTCACAGTGAAAGccctaacatgctgatgttaacatGTTTGCCATGCTCATTACcttagtttagcatgctaacatttgctaattagcacaaaacagaaatataaccAAGGCTGATGGGAATTAAAGCACCTgaagtagtgcatgagaccggtaatctgaaaagaatcatgtgcctctgtgttctccggggctcctaatagcatctgcaagatttcacagactggaggaaaacaaccaatcagagccgagctggagcctgccgtctctgagcagctgtcaatcactcacggtcaaactaggcagcgctgatcaataatgaatcaatattctgttactgtaatgcctatttctcaggtaaaatgttttcagaaacaaggcagccatgttgagatcagttgaggaaataccaagcaccgcccaccagccggagcaaacgttctgattttacagctacaagatgtttctgaaaacatttgaggcgagaaataggcattacagtaacagaatattgattcatatttgatcagcgctgcctagtttgatcgtttgatcagagtttgcgagtgattgacagctgcttccgttgaacagccaataggaacgctctctctctgtaatgacctgtgattggccaaagtctcccatcacggtctagatttttttaaagcctgataacagagccatgaggaggtgcagaagtctatttctctctcagaacacttgaattacaatatgctgaaaggttattatggaagttttgtatttcaatgatgtcaaaaatattctgcctactgcaggtttaattctGCCAGTATTTGGTCATataccaaagtattggacaaatttaatttttgacctgatggtggtgcTACGTGAAAAGTTAAAGTAAAGTTATTGCAATTCATCCAAATTTCGTAGTaaatttcatagcaatccatccaacagtgtTTGAGACAGTTCCCAAATGTCAACTTCATGTAGGCGCTAGAGGAAATATCAAGGGACCACCAAAGTTTTTAGGATTCCTCGTCTGGGTCTCGCAGAGTTTTCAATCCACGTATAGAATGGAGCATGGGCTAAGAATTGCTTTTGCAAAACTACTTTTTCCAAGTTCAATAATGAACttagaatatacagtatgatgatgttgatatttttttaatatactgtaacaCACTTGTGTCCCATACAGGGTGGTGCTTGAGAAAGACCTGTGCACCATTTGCCGTAAGCCCTTCATTGGGGATGCCAAGATGGTGCTGGATGACATGAAGATCAACTGCCACGCTTCCTGCTTTAAAGTGAGCAGATTAGTTCATTCCCTCATTCCATTAAAGTGGTTGACGAAGAAGTATTTAAATGCTTTacctaagtaaaagtagcaatatcacactgtaaaaaatactatATTACTCTACCATCATTAATTTATATATTCTGGGCTTTTcttactgtgacatgtcaaaacgCCTTCTGTGGAATTCATATTAGTACGTAGAGTTTATGGTAATTCCCTGCATTTTTCCGCCCAACTTACACCTGACAAGAAGCCTAATCAGCCAGACTCATTAGAAATacatgtgtgggtgttcagGGCCTTTAATTAGCAAAGTAACAAGAAACTATCACTGTCAGAAAAATGGAGTGGAGTAAAAGGTGCAATATTTTCCTTCTGAAATAGAAGGGAAGTGGAGTTATAAACCTGCATGAAATGgaaagtatctcaaaataatactttagtacaacgcttgagtaaatgtactttgcaTTTAACACTGGCAACAGGATGTTATCAGGAACAGTGCAGCTGACTGCTCAGGGTGAATCTCTTTCCTCAtgtgagtgtttgtttgtgtcttggCAGTGCGAGGTGTGTAACAGCACTCTGGGTAATATGAGAGCTGGGGACAGCATGTGGATCTACAAACGCATGGTGCACTGTGAGAACTGCTTTGAGGTCaccagaggtaaaaaaaaagaaaaaatggaattaaaatgaatgtcaaaagttttcatgtatttgtttattttctttgctgaaaaatgaggaaaacaCCTTGAATTAAACAgctaacatattttttttcattccacAGATAAATGGAGACGCTGAGTTTCTCCCAAGCCTTCACTGGAGATGAAGCACAAGTGATTAAAGATCAAATGGATTGCTTTTTGATTTATCAGTATGTTTTGGGTGACATGGCACTTGTACTTGTTTTTACAAGCTGACAAAGCGTTATCTGGGTGGTTTGAAAAATTACTGTTACGTTATGAATATACATTTTCTTAGTAATATGCACACACTATTGCAGCTATAGCTgttaaatgtgttgttaacattgtGATATTGCTGCCTGTGTATCTACCCTTTTTCATTAATTTGAGATAGTATTTCTGATATTCTATTCTGCAGCCTTTAAGGGGACTCTTGTGTGTAACGTGAAAGGAGATAATGCAATATTTAGGGCCGGGggcttttttgtgtgtgcaatAAAGGCAATCAATATATCTTTATCCAAAAATGTGTCAGTTCTTTTGGTGTTTAGTTGCCCTGTTCTTGGTTCAAGTACAGACGCAATAAGTTTAACTATCTTTTGGCTatgcaaataaatgaataaattagtcAATATTCTTCCATAAGGATGTCTTTGAAAGAGCATTTAGATGTTCatttagggggaaaaaatacaattaaacaattgaatgaataaatgtttgTACTCATAGGCTCCCAGTgagtaaaaagaatatatatatatatataattaaaaattaatattacaaatatttgaattttaaaaaaaagttttattgtaatatatatataattttcatGTTTGTACTTATAGGCTCCCAatgagtaaaagaaaaaaatatatataattaaaaattaatattaaaaataattgaaacaaaaaaaaagttgtattgtgatttatatatatatatagaggagcgacatggagtgagatatatatctatatatatagatatatatacgtatatagatagatagtaactttattgatcccgagggaaattcaagtttccagcatcacagttccatagtgcaaaacatgttagtaaaaaggcagtaaaaaagttagtagtgcaaagtacaaagtacaaaaaaaatataccagatataaaaatacaaggagatgaagaaaactgttaaaactgaataaagtgcagggtaacagctgtgatatacgactattaaaaaagtgaatatagtgcagaagagactgttaaaaattagtatagtgcattattatctctctctctctctctctctctctctctctctctctatatatatatatatatatatatatatatatatatatatatatatactcttaaatgcactgtatgtgtgtccaTAATAAATACTTCCTCAGCAGTGGTGTGATGGGAGTTGAACTCCAAGctgctgaccaatcagatgGAGGCTGTGCACTCATCCCAgtagcggcagcagcagcatcagtgtgtgtgtgcgtgtgtgtgtgtgtgtgtgtgagtgtgtgtagtagtagcTTTAAACGGGGGGAATCTGGACACCCTCTCTGAATTGAATAGGACCCTCTGCAGGCAGGCCGTGCTTTTCTTCTCTCTACCCTTCTCAATGTGCTGTTTACCAAATGGAAGCAGAGGTGTTGAACCCCCAGATGATGGCAGACGTCAATGGCAACAATAAAATCACCAACGCGGAGCTAGAGGTGCTAAAACTGCAGGAATTGGTCCGAAAACTGGAGAAGCAAAACGAACAATTGCGGACTCGAGCGAACGCTGTAAACAATTGCTCCATCGGCCCTCACCATCATCTGCAGACCTCGTTGTCGTGTCTGCACGGGGGTATACATACGACGTGTCCGACGGACCATTTCTCCAGTAAATATGGCATTTCTAGTCCCGGACACCGAGGCTCCACGGAGGAGGAGCCGTTCGCGTATTTCCAGCCGAGCTCGGTGTCTCCTGACGCCGctgcggaggaggaggaccgCGTCGCCGCTGATGGAGCCTCGACTGTCCTGGATGAGGTTGATTTGTTGGACCTCAGCACCGTACTCTCTGTCGGAGAGCCTCATAGCTGGTAAACTACTCTGTTTATATCCACCACTCTACTGCAACAATAATGTGCGTTTACAGTGAAAAAAACAGTGTGCCATCATTGATGCTTCATAGGCCACACGATTGTCAActacagttttttgttttttttacatattattttttatattatatatttactgtatatatattacaatagaatttttttttttaattaaaatatttttaatattaatttttaattatactcatttttatttatttttactcatTGGGAGCCTATAAGTACTCTGTTTATATCCACCACTCTATTGCAACAACGTGTGCATTTACAGTGAAAACACAGTGTCGTCAGTGATGCTTCATAGGCCACAAGATTGTCAActacacagttttttttttttccttcacataTTATGTGTAATGCTACCCTGCTATTATTGATTCCATTATTGATCCCTCTCCTGGTGGTATAGACTTACAGACACTGACTTTTTACACGaggaaaaaagaacaaaaacacatttgacaCAAGCTCCCAGAATGCATTGTGCATGCAGCATAGGTATCTTTTCATGGTAAGACAGCACTGGGATGAAATTAGAAACAATGACCCCCTTCAGCCTGTGTGATCAAACAGCTCGGCTTTGTGTGTAGTGTTCAGCCCCAGGCTGAACTActtctgtactgtatatgctgaCTTAGGGAGCTCACACACTGACATGCTGACTACTGAACCGCTTGCAGCTTTATGTATCTGATGTGATGATGTGGAAAATGTAGCACACAGCTGAATGTAGCACCAGCGTATATATCCTCACTCCATTTAACATAATTGACCCACAAGTCAGTGTAACACACCATGGCCTATAGTTGTCGAATAAAAAGTCAGTTCTGCTCGGTTTGTAGGtgacacatcattttttttacaacccagtttagtttatttttaagAAGCAAAcaaacctacagtatatgtttagACTATTGATTTGTTTTACAATCTTTTCATTATAAGCAAAATTCAGAATCAGATGGCTTGTTTTGCCCTCTTCGTTCAGTGGTCAGATATGTTTTTAGGGATATATCGATACCAGATCGAATATCGGGCCAATACtaactcaaatagctggattggatatcggtgacaatggggccgatctattaaattcagttctatgtgtatatactatatattaatgataaataacaattcagtaaatctATATCTATGAATTTTTTGGTTAAATTTTGTTtgacaaagttaggaaagcaatgtttaagtcaagcctgatgttgccctacacataaaagaatgatgccagtcacttccacacagtgaggataCAACTTATtaataaacactggtatcggatcggtactcggtatcggccgatacccaaagcccaggtatcgctgtCGGTATCGGGACAGAAAAAgtgggatcggtgcatccctatataCGTTCCACTGaaaacaagatgctgataaAAATGGGGATCCAGGTGATAAActccatttctttcattttctgtctgGCCGAGGTGCAAGTATCTAGCGCTGCAACAAGCAATTATTTTCAGTAgtcttttgattattttcttgattaattgattcatcAATTTgtttatgaaatgtcagaatattATGAAAATTGCCTATTATAATGCCAAGGTGGCATcttcaaattaattatttttatcccAAACCCCCACGATTGTGGATTGActctagggctgacccaaatgctttgaacgcttcgaagcttcgaccgttgccatggtaatcaaccacCAAATCAGTgttcaaatgctttgttttttgctttttttacatatatatataagtatgtaataaaaatgtaaaaatccccaaatagctcatgaaataaggaataattccacaacattattcatattcaacattaattattattagttattctcagatggatttagctgtttgttatgtgtagaggtgtgtacAGCAGTACGGCAGCGGTACTGtcccgaagcttcgaatacctttgaatatttctcaccgaagcttcgaagcccaaaaaatggtatccgggacagccctaattgacatttttatttataacaaAGAAAATCAGCAAATCAATTGATTTTAGAAACTGAAAGCAGATCATATTTGCCATTTTTGGTTAAAAAATGACTGACATGATTAAGCCATTATCCAAATAGTTGCTGACTAATCC
This DNA window, taken from Sebastes fasciatus isolate fSebFas1 chromosome 14, fSebFas1.pri, whole genome shotgun sequence, encodes the following:
- the scel gene encoding sciellin isoform X13; its protein translation is MFGGQDDTTSRSILPSHSTTSSYVKNTYSSQNSDPSSSTRTTTVSRDGSTTETTTTTQTFSERVKSSSQGSQYTSYSPSRSTKVTETTYTSDKDVGDQLYDSLIPSSITDGSPIDSQTTVSSTETVIVKSDPDTTYAEDKLFDTLVSPSPKSDYSPTESRNGFKTTTTTRTSSSTAEDDLYGTLLPRTITSISSLPSPVSSSSITQREIITVESSRGGDSPTLSSPTSSTRRTSSSYSPYTDTSITRTTSYSSSSAPSDDYSSKNYSYRTDSYSSLNSPTSYSSKSYRSNSRSDDMADQTYSSSVKSVYTAPERVVLEKDLCTICRKPFIGDAKMVLDDMKINCHASCFKCEVCNSTLGNMRAGDSMWIYKRMVHCENCFEVTRDKWRR
- the scel gene encoding sciellin isoform X1, with protein sequence MSTDNYGDELGGQAEGEVVRPPRRSVGALSKMFGGQDDTTSSRSILPSHSTTSSYVKNTYSSQNSDPSSSTRTTTVSRDGSTTETTTTTQTFSERVKSSSQGSQYTSYSPSRSTKVTETTYTSDKDVGDQLYDSLIPSSITDGSPIDSQTTVSSTETVIVKSDPDTTYAEDKLFDTLVSPSPKSDYSPTESRNGFKTTTTTRTSSSTAEDDLYGTLLPRTITSISSLPSPVSSSSSITQREIITVESSRGGDSPTLSSPTSSTRRTSSSYSPYTDTSITRTTSYSSSSAPSDDYSSKNYSYRTDSYSSLNSPTSYSSKSYRSNSRSDDMADQTYSSSVKSVYTAPERVVLEKDLCTICRKPFIGDAKMVLDDMKINCHASCFKCEVCNSTLGNMRAGDSMWIYKRMVHCENCFEVTRDKWRR
- the scel gene encoding sciellin isoform X4, whose amino-acid sequence is MSTDNYGDELGGQAEGEVVRPPRRSVGALSKMFGGQDDTTSSRSILPSHSTTSSYVKNTYSSQNSDPSSSTRTTTVSRDGSTTETTTTTQTFSERVKSSSQGSQYTSYSPSRSTKVTETTYTSDKDVGDQLYDSLIPSSITDGSPIDSQTTVSSTETVIVKSDPDTTYAEDKLFDTLVSPSPKSDYSPTESRNGFKTTTTTRTSSSTAEDDLYGTLLPRTITSISSLPSPVSSSSSITQREIITVESSRGGDSPTLSSPTSSTRRTSSSYSPYTDTSITRTTSYSSSSAPSDDYSSKNYSYRTDSYSSLNSPTSYSSKSYRSNRSDDMADQTYSSSVKSVYTAPERVVLEKDLCTICRKPFIGDAKMVLDDMKINCHASCFKCEVCNSTLGNMRAGDSMWIYKRMVHCENCFEVTRDKWRR
- the scel gene encoding sciellin isoform X3, with the protein product MSTDNYGDELGGQAEGEVVRPPRRSVGALSKMFGGQDDTTSSRSILPSHSTTSSYVKNTYSSQNSDPSSSTRTTTVSRDGSTTETTTTTQTFSERVKSSSQGSQYTSYSPSRSTKVTETTYTSDKDVGDQLYDSLIPSSITDGSPIDSQTTVSSTETVIVKSDPDTTYAEDKLFDTLVSPSPKSDYSPTESRNGFKTTTTTRTSSSTAEDDLYGTLLPRTITSISSLPSPVSSSSITQREIITVESSRGGDSPTLSSPTSSTRRTSSSYSPYTDTSITRTTSYSSSSAPSDDYSSKNYSYRTDSYSSLNSPTSYSSKSYRSNSRSDDMADQTYSSSVKSVYTAPERVVLEKDLCTICRKPFIGDAKMVLDDMKINCHASCFKCEVCNSTLGNMRAGDSMWIYKRMVHCENCFEVTRDKWRR
- the scel gene encoding sciellin isoform X6, with the translated sequence MSTDNYGDELGGQAEGEVVRPPRRSVGALSKMFGGQDDTTSSRSILPSHSTTSSYVKNTYSSQNSDPSSSTRTTTVSRDGSTTETTTTTQTFSERVKSSSQGSQYTSYSPSRSTKVTETTYTSDKDVGDQLYDSLIPSSITDGSPIDSQTTVSSTETVIVKSDPDTTYAEDKLFDTLVSPSPKSDYSPTESRNGFKTTTTTRTSSSTAEDDLYGTLLPRTITSISSLPSPVSSSITQREIITVESSRGGDSPTLSSPTSSTRRTSSSYSPYTDTSITRTTSYSSSSAPSDDYSSKNYSYRTDSYSSLNSPTSYSSKSYRSNSRSDDMADQTYSSSVKSVYTAPERVVLEKDLCTICRKPFIGDAKMVLDDMKINCHASCFKCEVCNSTLGNMRAGDSMWIYKRMVHCENCFEVTRDKWRR
- the scel gene encoding sciellin isoform X15: MSTDNYGDELGGQAEGEVVRPPRRSVGALSKMFGGQDDTTSSRSILPSHSTTSSYVKNTYSSQNSDPSSSTRTTTVSRDGSTTETTTTTQTFSERVKSSSQGAEDKLFDTLVSPSPKSDYSPTESRNGFKTTTTTRTSSSTAEDDLYGTLLPRTITSISSLPSPVSSSSSITQREIITVESSRGGDSPTLSSPTSSTRRTSSSYSPYTDTSITRTTSYSSSSAPSDDYSSKNYSYRTDSYSSLNSPTSYSSKSYRSNSRSDDMADQTYSSSVKSVYTAPERVVLEKDLCTICRKPFIGDAKMVLDDMKINCHASCFKCEVCNSTLGNMRAGDSMWIYKRMVHCENCFEVTRDKWRR
- the scel gene encoding sciellin isoform X9, with product MSTDNYGDELGGQAEGEVVRPPRRSVGALSKMFGGQDDTTSSTYSSQNSDPSSSTRTTTVSRDGSTTETTTTTQTFSERVKSSSQGSQYTSYSPSRSTKVTETTYTSDKDVGDQLYDSLIPSSITDGSPIDSQTTVSSTETVIVKSDPDTTYAEDKLFDTLVSPSPKSDYSPTESRNGFKTTTTTRTSSSTAEDDLYGTLLPRTITSISSLPSPVSSSSSITQREIITVESSRGGDSPTLSSPTSSTRRTSSSYSPYTDTSITRTTSYSSSSAPSDDYSSKNYSYRTDSYSSLNSPTSYSSKSYRSNSRSDDMADQTYSSSVKSVYTAPERVVLEKDLCTICRKPFIGDAKMVLDDMKINCHASCFKCEVCNSTLGNMRAGDSMWIYKRMVHCENCFEVTRDKWRR
- the scel gene encoding sciellin isoform X10, yielding MSTDNYGDELGGQAEGEVVRPPRRSVGALSKMFGGQDDTTSSTYSSQNSDPSSSTRTTTVSRDGSTTETTTTTQTFSERVKSSSQGSQYTSYSPSRSTKVTETTYTSDKDVGDQLYDSLIPSSITDGSPIDSQTTVSSTETVIVKSDPDTTYAEDKLFDTLVSPSPKSDYSPTESRNGFKTTTTTRTSSSTAEDDLYGTLLPRTITSISSLPSPVSSSSITQREIITVESSRGGDSPTLSSPTSSTRRTSSSYSPYTDTSITRTTSYSSSSAPSDDYSSKNYSYRTDSYSSLNSPTSYSSKSYRSNSRSDDMADQTYSSSVKSVYTAPERVVLEKDLCTICRKPFIGDAKMVLDDMKINCHASCFKCEVCNSTLGNMRAGDSMWIYKRMVHCENCFEVTRDKWRR
- the scel gene encoding sciellin isoform X11, with protein sequence MSTDNYGDELGGQAEGEVVRPPRRSVGALSKMFGGQDDTTSSTYSSQNSDPSSSTRTTTVSRDGSTTETTTTTQTFSERVKSSSQGSQYTSYSPSRSTKVTETTYTSDKDVGDQLYDSLIPSSITDGSPIDSQTTVSSTETVIVKSDPDTTYAEDKLFDTLVSPSPKSDYSPTESRNGFKTTTTTRTSSSTAEDDLYGTLLPRTITSISSLPSPVSSSSITQREIITVESSRGGDSPTLSSPTSSTRRTSSSYSPYTDTSITRTTSYSSSSAPSDDYSSKNYSYRTDSYSSLNSPTSYSSKSYRSNRSDDMADQTYSSSVKSVYTAPERVVLEKDLCTICRKPFIGDAKMVLDDMKINCHASCFKCEVCNSTLGNMRAGDSMWIYKRMVHCENCFEVTRDKWRR
- the scel gene encoding sciellin isoform X12, whose translation is MFGGQDDTTSSRSILPSHSTTSSYVKNTYSSQNSDPSSSTRTTTVSRDGSTTETTTTTQTFSERVKSSSQGSQYTSYSPSRSTKVTETTYTSDKDVGDQLYDSLIPSSITDGSPIDSQTTVSSTETVIVKSDPDTTYAEDKLFDTLVSPSPKSDYSPTESRNGFKTTTTTRTSSSTAEDDLYGTLLPRTITSISSLPSPVSSSSITQREIITVESSRGGDSPTLSSPTSSTRRTSSSYSPYTDTSITRTTSYSSSSAPSDDYSSKNYSYRTDSYSSLNSPTSYSSKSYRSNSRSDDMADQTYSSSVKSVYTAPERVVLEKDLCTICRKPFIGDAKMVLDDMKINCHASCFKCEVCNSTLGNMRAGDSMWIYKRMVHCENCFEVTRDKWRR
- the scel gene encoding sciellin isoform X7, producing MSTDNYGDELGGQAEGEVVRPPRRSVGALSKMFGGQDDTTSSRSILPSHSTTSSYVKNTYSSQNSDPSSSTRTTTVSRDGSTTETTTTTQTFSERVKSSSQGSQYTSYSPSRSTKVTETTYTSDKDVGDQLYDSLIPSSITDGSPIDSQTTVSSTETVIVKSDPDTTYAEDKLFDTLVSPSPKSDYSPTESRNGFKTTTTTRTSSSTAEDDLYGTLLPRTITSISSLPSPVSSSSITQREIITVESSRGGDSPTLSSPTSSTRRTSSSYSPYTDTSITRTTSYSSSSAPSDDYSSKNYSYRTDSYSSLNSPTSYSSKSYRSNRSDDMADQTYSSSVKSVYTAPERVVLEKDLCTICRKPFIGDAKMVLDDMKINCHASCFKCEVCNSTLGNMRAGDSMWIYKRMVHCENCFEVTRDKWRR
- the scel gene encoding sciellin isoform X5, encoding MSTDNYGDELGGQAEGEVVRPPRRSVGALSKMFGGQDDTTSRSILPSHSTTSSYVKNTYSSQNSDPSSSTRTTTVSRDGSTTETTTTTQTFSERVKSSSQGSQYTSYSPSRSTKVTETTYTSDKDVGDQLYDSLIPSSITDGSPIDSQTTVSSTETVIVKSDPDTTYAEDKLFDTLVSPSPKSDYSPTESRNGFKTTTTTRTSSSTAEDDLYGTLLPRTITSISSLPSPVSSSSITQREIITVESSRGGDSPTLSSPTSSTRRTSSSYSPYTDTSITRTTSYSSSSAPSDDYSSKNYSYRTDSYSSLNSPTSYSSKSYRSNSRSDDMADQTYSSSVKSVYTAPERVVLEKDLCTICRKPFIGDAKMVLDDMKINCHASCFKCEVCNSTLGNMRAGDSMWIYKRMVHCENCFEVTRDKWRR
- the scel gene encoding sciellin isoform X2, yielding MSTDNYGDELGGQAEGEVVRPPRRSVGALSKMFGGQDDTTSRSILPSHSTTSSYVKNTYSSQNSDPSSSTRTTTVSRDGSTTETTTTTQTFSERVKSSSQGSQYTSYSPSRSTKVTETTYTSDKDVGDQLYDSLIPSSITDGSPIDSQTTVSSTETVIVKSDPDTTYAEDKLFDTLVSPSPKSDYSPTESRNGFKTTTTTRTSSSTAEDDLYGTLLPRTITSISSLPSPVSSSSSITQREIITVESSRGGDSPTLSSPTSSTRRTSSSYSPYTDTSITRTTSYSSSSAPSDDYSSKNYSYRTDSYSSLNSPTSYSSKSYRSNSRSDDMADQTYSSSVKSVYTAPERVVLEKDLCTICRKPFIGDAKMVLDDMKINCHASCFKCEVCNSTLGNMRAGDSMWIYKRMVHCENCFEVTRDKWRR
- the scel gene encoding sciellin isoform X14, encoding MFGGQDDTTSSRSILPSHSTTSSYVKNTYSSQNSDPSSSTRTTTVSRDGSTTETTTTTQTFSERVKSSSQGSQYTSYSPSRSTKVTETTYTSDKDVGDQLYDSLIPSSITDGSPIDSQTTVSSTETVIVKSDPDTTYAEDKLFDTLVSPSPKSDYSPTESRNGFKTTTTTRTSSSTAEDDLYGTLLPRTITSISSLPSPVSSSSITQREIITVESSRGGDSPTLSSPTSSTRRTSSSYSPYTDTSITRTTSYSSSSAPSDDYSSKNYSYRTDSYSSLNSPTSYSSKSYRSNRSDDMADQTYSSSVKSVYTAPERVVLEKDLCTICRKPFIGDAKMVLDDMKINCHASCFKCEVCNSTLGNMRAGDSMWIYKRMVHCENCFEVTRDKWRR